The following proteins come from a genomic window of Methylorubrum populi:
- the recG gene encoding ATP-dependent DNA helicase RecG — translation MTDDAPGLRPSILDPLFAPARGLPGVGPKIAPLIEKLLGSEERPARVADLLFHLPQSGVARPLCGSIRDAPTGEPVTLGVTVVAHRPPMLGKRAFRVLVEDGTGDISLVFFGMPRGRIEKMLPVGSHRYVSGRIDLWDGTRQMVHPSRILDEAGLASLPAVEPIYGATEGLTSRVISRIVHGALDRLPVLPEWQDPSYLARNRFPAFAEALRIEHRPEEAPPPPVEGQAPPASPARKRLAYDELLASQLALALVRARQRRKAGRVNAGDGHLKERVEAALPFALTGAQARAVEEIRADMASERRMLRLLQGDVGSGKTAVALLAMASAVEAGRQAALMAPTEILARQHYERLVPLAGAMRLRLLTGRDKAAERRATLADLAAGEIDIVVGTHALFQEAVAFRDLGLAVVDEQHRFGVHQRLALGAKGEAVDILVMTATPIPRTLALTFFGDMDVSVLDEKPAGRQPIKTITVPVERIDEVVAGLHRALQAGDRVYWICPLVAESEYVDLAAAAERFEDLQKHFGDAVGLIHGKMPGPEKDAAMEAFAAGRTRVLVSTTVVEVGVDVPEATIMVIEHAERFGLAQLHQLRGRVGRGSKASSCLLLYRGPLGQVAKARLEMMRSSEDGFRIAEEDLRLRGEGEVLGTRQSGMAAFRLARLESDGDLLEAARDDARLIVERDPRLSGERGRALRVLLYLFEREAAIRLIGAG, via the coding sequence ATGACCGACGACGCCCCCGGCCTTCGCCCCAGCATCCTCGACCCGCTCTTCGCCCCGGCCCGCGGCCTGCCCGGCGTCGGGCCGAAGATCGCGCCGCTGATCGAGAAGCTGCTCGGCTCCGAGGAGCGGCCGGCCCGGGTCGCCGACCTGCTGTTCCACCTGCCCCAGAGTGGCGTCGCCCGGCCGCTCTGCGGCTCGATCCGCGATGCGCCGACGGGCGAGCCCGTCACGCTGGGCGTCACCGTGGTGGCCCACCGGCCGCCGATGCTCGGCAAGCGCGCCTTCCGGGTGCTGGTGGAGGACGGGACCGGCGATATCAGCCTCGTCTTCTTCGGCATGCCGCGGGGGCGCATCGAGAAGATGCTTCCGGTGGGCAGCCACCGCTACGTCTCGGGGCGGATCGACCTGTGGGACGGCACCCGGCAGATGGTGCATCCCTCGCGCATCCTCGACGAGGCGGGGCTCGCCAGCCTGCCCGCGGTCGAGCCGATCTACGGCGCGACCGAGGGGCTGACCTCGCGGGTCATCAGCAGGATCGTCCACGGCGCCCTCGACCGGCTCCCCGTCCTGCCCGAGTGGCAGGATCCGTCATACCTCGCCCGCAACCGCTTCCCAGCCTTCGCCGAGGCCCTGCGCATCGAGCACCGGCCGGAGGAGGCGCCCCCTCCCCCGGTCGAGGGCCAGGCGCCCCCCGCCAGTCCCGCGCGCAAGCGCCTCGCCTACGACGAGTTGCTCGCCTCGCAGCTCGCGCTCGCCCTGGTGCGCGCCCGCCAGCGGCGGAAGGCCGGCCGGGTCAATGCCGGCGACGGGCATCTGAAAGAGCGCGTCGAGGCCGCCCTGCCCTTCGCGCTGACCGGAGCCCAGGCGCGGGCGGTCGAGGAAATCCGCGCCGACATGGCCTCCGAGCGGCGGATGCTGCGCCTGCTCCAGGGCGATGTCGGCTCCGGCAAGACTGCGGTGGCGCTGCTCGCCATGGCTTCCGCCGTGGAAGCCGGGCGGCAGGCCGCGCTGATGGCGCCGACCGAGATCCTGGCGCGCCAGCACTACGAGCGGCTGGTGCCGCTGGCCGGTGCCATGCGCCTGCGCCTGCTCACCGGCCGGGACAAGGCCGCCGAGCGCCGGGCGACGCTGGCGGATCTCGCCGCGGGCGAGATCGACATCGTGGTCGGCACCCACGCCCTGTTTCAGGAAGCGGTAGCCTTCCGCGACCTCGGCCTCGCGGTGGTGGACGAGCAGCACCGCTTCGGCGTGCACCAGCGCCTCGCGCTCGGCGCCAAGGGCGAGGCGGTCGACATCCTCGTGATGACCGCGACCCCGATCCCGCGCACGCTCGCGCTCACCTTCTTCGGCGACATGGACGTCTCGGTGCTCGACGAGAAGCCCGCAGGGCGCCAGCCGATCAAGACCATCACCGTGCCGGTGGAGCGCATCGACGAGGTGGTGGCGGGGCTGCACCGGGCGCTGCAGGCCGGCGACCGGGTCTACTGGATCTGCCCGCTGGTGGCGGAATCGGAATATGTCGATCTCGCCGCCGCCGCCGAGCGGTTCGAGGATCTTCAGAAGCATTTCGGCGACGCGGTCGGCCTGATCCACGGCAAGATGCCGGGGCCGGAGAAGGATGCGGCGATGGAGGCCTTCGCCGCCGGCCGCACCCGCGTGCTCGTCTCGACCACGGTGGTGGAAGTTGGCGTCGACGTGCCCGAGGCCACCATCATGGTGATCGAGCATGCCGAGCGCTTCGGATTGGCCCAGCTCCACCAGCTCCGCGGCCGGGTCGGGCGCGGCTCGAAGGCTTCCTCCTGCCTGCTGCTCTACCGTGGCCCCTTGGGCCAAGTCGCCAAGGCGCGGCTGGAGATGATGCGCTCGAGCGAGGACGGGTTTCGCATCGCCGAGGAGGATCTGCGCCTGCGCGGCGAGGGCGAGGTGCTCGGCACCCGGCAATCCGGCATGGCCGCCTTCCGCCTCGCCCGGCTGGAGAGCGACGGCGACCTCTTGGAGGCCGCCCGCGACGATGCGCGGCTGATCGTCGAGCGCGACCCGCGGCTCTCGGGCGAGCGCGGCCGGGCGCTGCGGGTGCTGCTCTACCTGTTCGAGCGCGAGGCGGCGATCCGGCTGATCGGAGCGGGCTGA